CATCAACCACACGCCGACCACGCTCGAAAAACTGGTCACCAGAGCACCGAAAAAGATCAGGCCGAAGTGGCTCATCACCTGTTCGATCACCACCGGCGTGAAATGCAGGCCGATGCCGATACCCACCACCCATTGCCCGCATTTGCGCCCGCCGGGAATCTCCGCCAATTGCCAGGGCGTGAGGCAGCGCACCAGGATGATCGCCAGCAACGCGCCGACCATGTACGGCAACGGCCAGCCGACCAGGCTGGCCAGGTAACCGCCGGCCAGGCCGACCAGCGGTGTTCCCCACCAATGTTTAAAGGTGACTTCAGACATCAGCCACGGCACGACGCTGCAGGGCCCGTTTGCGGTAGATGCGAACCAGCGGGAACATCAGCATCAGCGCTGTCAGTACCCATACACCAAAGGTGATCGGGCTCGACCACAGGATCTCCAGCGCACCATTGGAAATCGACAACGCACGGCGCAGGTTCTGTTCCATCAGACCGCCGAGGATAAAGCCCAGCAATACCGGCGACAGCGGGAAATCCAGCTTGCGCAGGATGTAGCCGAAGATGCCGATGCCGACCATCAGGAACAGGTCGAAGGTGGTGGCATGCACCGCATACACACCAATCGCGGTAATGATCGCGATCACCGGTACCAGTGCCCAGTTCGGCACGGCGAGGATACGGGTGAAGATACGGATCATCGGGATGTTGAGGATCACCAGCATGATGTTGGCAATGAACAACGATGCGATCAGGCCCCAGACGATGTCGGGTTGCTGTTGAAACAGCAGCGGGCCTGGGGTGATGTTGTACAGCGACAGGGCGCCGATCATCACCGCAGTGGTGCCCGAACCTGGCACGCCGAGCGTTAGCATCGGCACCAAGGCGCCACAGGCGGACGCCCCAATGGCGGTTTCCGGTGCCGCCAGGCCGCGCATATCGCCCTGGCCGAACTTGCCGCTGGCACCGGCCATGCGTTTTTCGGTCATGTAGGCAACGGCGGACGCAAGGGTTGCACCGGCGCCCGGCAATACGCCCATGATGAAACCGAGCAGGCCGCAACGGATGTTAACCACGAACACCGCACCCGCTTCCTTCAGGTTGAACATCATGCGTCCGGTGGCCTTGACCGCTTCCTGACCACGGTGGGTTTTTTCCAGCAGCAGCAGGATCTCGCTGATGGAGAACAGGCCCAGCACCAGCACCACAAACTGGATGCCATCGGTGAGGTGGATGTTATCCCCGGTAAAGCGGTACACGCCGCTGTTGGCGTCGATGCCCACTGCCGAGAGGAACAGCCCGATCAGCGCCGCCACGAAGGTCTTCAGCGGCTTGTCACCGGCCATGCCGCCCAGGCACACAATCGCAAACACCATCAGTACGAAATATTCCGCCGGGCCGAAGGCAATCGCCCATTTGGCCAGCAGTGGGGCAAACAGCACCATGCCGCAGGTAGCGATAAACGCACCGATGAACGAACTCCATGCCGACAACGACAGCGCTACGCCAGCCAGGCCTTTGCGGGCCATCGGGTAACCGTCGAGGGTAGTCATCACGGTGGACGCTTCGCCCGGGATGTTGAGCAGGATCGAGCTGATGCGGCCGCCGTATTCGCAACCCAGGTACACCGCTGCGAGCAGGATCAAAGCCGACTCCGGCGGCAGGCCCAGGGCGAATGCGATGGGGATCAACAGCGCCACGCCGTTGATCGGGCCCAGGCCCGGCAGCAGGCCCACCACGGTGCCGATCAAAGTGCCGCACAGCGCGGTCACCAGGTTGTACGGGCTCAGCGCGACGCCGAAACCCTGGCCCAAATAGCCAAAAGTATCCATATCAGTTCTCCAGAACGTCGAGCAGGCCGAGGGGCAACGGCACATCCATGGCTTTATCGAACAGCAGGTACAAGCCGATAGCCATCAGGCCGACGATCACCACGCTGGGCATCCAGCGGCCGCCATACAGGCGCGCCATTGGAATGCCGATCAACATGCTGCTGAGAATGAACCCCAGGGATTCGAAGGTGGCGGCGAACACGAGCAACAGCGCGACGCAAAGGCCGATCTTGATCAGGGTTTCGCGGTCCAGCGCCGGTTCTTCTTCGGTGTGCCTGGTCGGTTGCGGGCGAAACAGCATGTAGATCAGCGCCAGGCTCATCAGCCCGAGCATCAGCAGCGGGTAGGCACGTGGGCCGACCGGCTCGTAGGAAAACGCCGCCTGATACGGCCAGGCCATCAGGGCCAGGCCGGCGCAGGCCAGCAACAGCGCTGCAGCGAAAATGCGTTGTAAGAGCATAGAAAACTCCAAGGCCCCTCTTGTAGAAGCGAGCTTGCTCGCAAAAAACTTCAACGATAACGCGTGCTGTCTGGACGCACGTGGATGTCCTTGGGTTCTTCGCGAGCAAGCTCGCTCCTACAGGGGCATTACACAAATGACGGGCGTTTACTGGATCAGGCCGAACTCTTTGGCCAGCACTTTGTAGTCAGCCACCTGTTTCTTCACGTAGGTGTCCAGCTCCGGGCCGGTCATGGCGAACGGGAACAGCTCGCGCTGGTCACGCAGCTTGGCGAACTCGTCGGAGGCCAGCAGCTTGTCGAAGGCGTCTTTCCACCAGGCGTAGTCGGCATCGCTGACTTTTGGCCCCAGGTAGAAACCGCGTACCACCGGCCAGACGATGTCGTAGCCTTGCTCCTTGGCGGTGGGGATGTCTTTCATTTCCGGCTCGTCCAGGCGTTTCTCGGAGAACACCGCCAACAGGCGCATGTCACCGCTGAGGATGTGCGGCATGGAGTCGGAGATGTCGGTACTCCCCACCTGGATATGACCGCCGAGCAGCGCGGTAGCGATTTCACCGCCGCCTTCAAGGGCCACATAACGCAGTTCACGCGGGTTGATCCCGGCAGCCTTGGCGATCAGCGCGGTTTGCATCCAGTCCTGGCTGCCGACGGTGCCGCCGGAACCTATCACTACGCTGCCCGGATCTTTCTTCAAGGCTTTTACGAGATCGTCGAGGGTCTTGTAGGGCGAATCGTTTTTCACTGCGATGGCACCGTAGCTGGTGCCTACCGCCGCCAGCCAGCGCACGGCGCTTTCATCAAAGCGACCGAACTTGCCCTGGGCCAGGTTCAGCAGCGAACCACTGGACCAGGCCACCAAAGTGCCTGCGTCCGCAGGGCGCTGGGCAACCACTGCGTTGTAGGCCACCGCGCCAACGCCGCCGGGCATGTAGGTCACACGCATCGGCTTGCTCAGCAGCTTCTGGTTGACCAGCGCGCTTTGCGCCAGCTTGCAGGTCAGGTCAAAACCGCCGCCAGGTGAGGCCGGGGCGATACATTCCGGGCGCTTGGGCTCGTCGGCGGCCAGCAACTGGCCGGCGAACAACATGCAGCCGGCGGCGAGGGCAAATTTACGCAGTGAAGGGTTCATGGTTATCTCCATCGTTGTTGTTATAAGGTTTTAGTACCAACGCACATTTACCAAAGGGCAATGCTATAGCTGACCAGCAAGCGCATTTCATCCGCATCACGGGCTGAATAGTTGGAGCGATAGGTCGCGTTACGCAGGCGCACGGCCACATCCTTGAACGTGCCGCTTTGCACCACG
This genomic stretch from Pseudomonas synxantha BG33R harbors:
- a CDS encoding tripartite tricarboxylate transporter permease — translated: MDTFGYLGQGFGVALSPYNLVTALCGTLIGTVVGLLPGLGPINGVALLIPIAFALGLPPESALILLAAVYLGCEYGGRISSILLNIPGEASTVMTTLDGYPMARKGLAGVALSLSAWSSFIGAFIATCGMVLFAPLLAKWAIAFGPAEYFVLMVFAIVCLGGMAGDKPLKTFVAALIGLFLSAVGIDANSGVYRFTGDNIHLTDGIQFVVLVLGLFSISEILLLLEKTHRGQEAVKATGRMMFNLKEAGAVFVVNIRCGLLGFIMGVLPGAGATLASAVAYMTEKRMAGASGKFGQGDMRGLAAPETAIGASACGALVPMLTLGVPGSGTTAVMIGALSLYNITPGPLLFQQQPDIVWGLIASLFIANIMLVILNIPMIRIFTRILAVPNWALVPVIAIITAIGVYAVHATTFDLFLMVGIGIFGYILRKLDFPLSPVLLGFILGGLMEQNLRRALSISNGALEILWSSPITFGVWVLTALMLMFPLVRIYRKRALQRRAVADV
- a CDS encoding tripartite tricarboxylate transporter TctB family protein, with the translated sequence MLLQRIFAAALLLACAGLALMAWPYQAAFSYEPVGPRAYPLLMLGLMSLALIYMLFRPQPTRHTEEEPALDRETLIKIGLCVALLLVFAATFESLGFILSSMLIGIPMARLYGGRWMPSVVIVGLMAIGLYLLFDKAMDVPLPLGLLDVLEN
- a CDS encoding Bug family tripartite tricarboxylate transporter substrate binding protein, whose translation is MNPSLRKFALAAGCMLFAGQLLAADEPKRPECIAPASPGGGFDLTCKLAQSALVNQKLLSKPMRVTYMPGGVGAVAYNAVVAQRPADAGTLVAWSSGSLLNLAQGKFGRFDESAVRWLAAVGTSYGAIAVKNDSPYKTLDDLVKALKKDPGSVVIGSGGTVGSQDWMQTALIAKAAGINPRELRYVALEGGGEIATALLGGHIQVGSTDISDSMPHILSGDMRLLAVFSEKRLDEPEMKDIPTAKEQGYDIVWPVVRGFYLGPKVSDADYAWWKDAFDKLLASDEFAKLRDQRELFPFAMTGPELDTYVKKQVADYKVLAKEFGLIQ